From a single Pseudomonas cremoricolorata genomic region:
- a CDS encoding adenylosuccinate synthase: MGKNVVVLGTQWGDEGKGKIVDLLTEHAAAVVRYQGGHNAGHTLVIDGEKTVLHLIPSGILREGVQCLIGNGVVVAPDALMREITKLEEKGVPVRERLRISPAAPLILSYHVALDQAREKARGEAKIGTTGRGIGPAYEDKVARRGLRVGDLFHRERFAAKLGELLDYHNFQLVNYYKEPAIDFQQTLDECMAYAEQLKPMMLDVTAELHQLRRAGKDIMFEGAQGSLLDIDHGTYPYVTSSNTTAGGISTGSGVGPMYIDYILGITKAYTTRVGSGPFPTELFDDTGATLAKRGHEFGSTTGRARRCGWFDAVILRRAIDVNSISGICLTKLDVLDGLETINICVGYKNADGDVIEAPTDADSYIGLQPVYETLPGWSESTLGVKSLDGLPANARAYITRIEELIGAPIDIISTGPDRNETIVLRHPFA, encoded by the coding sequence ATGGGTAAGAATGTCGTCGTCCTGGGCACCCAGTGGGGTGATGAGGGCAAAGGCAAGATCGTCGATCTGCTGACCGAACATGCAGCCGCCGTCGTGCGCTACCAGGGCGGCCACAACGCCGGTCACACCTTGGTCATCGACGGTGAGAAAACCGTGCTGCACCTGATTCCGTCCGGCATCCTGCGCGAAGGCGTGCAGTGCCTGATCGGCAACGGTGTGGTGGTGGCTCCCGATGCGCTGATGCGCGAGATCACCAAGCTCGAAGAAAAAGGCGTACCGGTGCGTGAGCGCCTGCGCATCAGCCCGGCTGCGCCGCTGATCCTGTCCTATCACGTAGCACTCGATCAGGCCCGTGAAAAGGCCCGTGGCGAAGCCAAGATCGGCACCACCGGCCGCGGCATCGGCCCGGCCTACGAAGACAAGGTCGCCCGTCGCGGCCTGCGCGTGGGTGATCTGTTCCACCGTGAACGTTTCGCCGCCAAGCTGGGCGAGCTGCTCGACTACCACAACTTCCAGTTGGTCAATTACTACAAAGAGCCGGCCATCGACTTCCAGCAGACCCTGGACGAGTGCATGGCCTACGCCGAGCAGCTCAAGCCGATGATGCTCGACGTCACCGCCGAACTGCACCAGTTGCGCCGCGCCGGCAAGGACATCATGTTCGAAGGCGCGCAAGGCTCGCTGCTGGACATCGACCACGGCACCTACCCGTACGTCACCAGCTCCAACACCACCGCTGGCGGCATCTCCACCGGCTCCGGTGTCGGCCCGATGTACATCGACTACATCCTCGGCATCACCAAGGCCTACACCACCCGTGTCGGTTCTGGTCCGTTCCCCACCGAGCTGTTCGACGACACCGGCGCGACCCTGGCCAAGCGTGGCCACGAGTTCGGTTCCACCACGGGCCGTGCGCGTCGTTGCGGCTGGTTCGATGCAGTCATCCTGCGTCGCGCCATCGACGTCAACAGCATCTCGGGCATCTGCCTGACCAAGCTGGATGTGCTCGATGGTCTTGAAACCATCAACATCTGCGTGGGCTACAAGAACGCCGATGGCGATGTGATCGAAGCACCGACCGACGCCGACAGCTACATCGGCCTGCAGCCGGTGTACGAAACCCTGCCGGGCTGGAGCGAGTCGACCCTGGGCGTGAAGAGTCTGGACGGCCTGCCGGCCAATGCGCGTGCCTATATCACCCGCATCGAAGAGCTGATCGGCGCGCCGATCGACATCATCTCCACAGGCCCGGACCGCAACGAAACCATCGTGCTGCGTCACCCGTTCGCCTGA
- a CDS encoding ATP phosphoribosyltransferase regulatory subunit, whose product MATVDRWLLPDGIEEVLPPEAARIEIARRQVLDLFQSWGYELVVTPHIEYLESLLTGAGQDLDQRTFKVVDPQSGRLMGFRADFTPQVARIDAHTLRREGPSRLCYAGSVLHAQPRALSTSRSPIQLGAELYGDASPTSDVEVISLMLATLQLTDVADVHMDLGHVGIYRGLARAAGLSGAIEQQLFDALQRKAVDEVHVLTTGLPPDLSAMLRSLTELCGSREVLNEARVRLGRAPASVLAALDDLLAIADRLAARYPQLPLYFDLGELRGYNYHTGVVFAVFVPGVGQSIAQGGRYDDIGADFGRARPATGFSTDLKTLVTLGRAEVVLPTGGIWMPDSGDAALWQQVCQLRNEGQRVVQALPGQPLSAALEADCDRQLIQQDGRWQVLPLSQ is encoded by the coding sequence ATGGCAACGGTAGACCGCTGGCTTCTGCCAGATGGCATCGAGGAAGTACTGCCACCTGAAGCGGCGCGCATCGAGATTGCGCGGCGTCAGGTGTTGGACCTGTTCCAGAGTTGGGGCTACGAGCTGGTCGTCACCCCGCATATCGAGTACCTGGAATCGCTGCTCACCGGTGCCGGCCAAGACCTGGATCAACGCACCTTCAAGGTGGTCGATCCACAGTCTGGTCGCCTGATGGGTTTCCGTGCCGACTTCACGCCCCAGGTCGCGCGCATCGACGCGCATACCTTGCGCCGCGAAGGCCCGAGCCGTCTGTGCTACGCCGGTAGCGTGCTGCACGCCCAGCCGCGGGCCCTGTCGACCTCGCGCAGTCCGATCCAGCTCGGCGCCGAGCTGTACGGCGACGCCAGCCCCACCAGCGACGTGGAAGTCATCAGCCTGATGCTGGCGACCCTGCAACTGACCGACGTCGCCGATGTACACATGGACCTTGGCCATGTCGGTATCTACCGCGGCCTGGCTCGCGCCGCCGGCCTGTCCGGGGCGATCGAGCAACAGCTGTTCGATGCCCTGCAGCGCAAAGCCGTCGATGAAGTGCATGTGCTGACCACTGGCCTGCCACCTGACCTGTCCGCCATGCTGCGCTCGCTCACCGAACTGTGCGGCAGCCGCGAAGTGCTCAACGAAGCCCGCGTGCGCCTGGGCCGTGCTCCTGCCAGCGTGCTGGCGGCACTCGATGACCTGCTGGCGATCGCCGACCGTCTGGCGGCGCGCTATCCGCAGTTGCCGCTCTATTTCGACCTAGGCGAGCTGCGTGGCTACAACTATCACACCGGTGTGGTGTTCGCCGTGTTCGTGCCCGGTGTCGGTCAGTCGATCGCCCAGGGCGGGCGTTACGACGACATCGGTGCCGATTTCGGTCGGGCGCGTCCGGCCACCGGTTTCTCGACGGATTTGAAGACCCTGGTGACACTGGGGCGAGCTGAGGTCGTACTGCCGACAGGTGGCATCTGGATGCCCGACAGCGGCGATGCGGCCCTCTGGCAGCAGGTCTGCCAGTTGCGCAACGAGGGCCAGCGAGTGGTTCAGGCACTGCCTGGACAGCCGCTGAGCGCTGCCCTCGAGGCGGATTGTGATCGGCAATTGATTCAGCAAGACGGGCGCTGGCAGGTACTGCCGCTTTCCCAATGA
- the hflC gene encoding protease modulator HflC codes for MSNKSLFVLIAAVVIAVVGWNCFYIVAQTERAVLLQFGRVVQADVQPGLHVKVPYVNQVRKFDARLMTLDAPTQRFLTLEKKAVMVDAYAKWRVKDAERYYTATSGMKQIADERLSRRLESGLRDQFGKRTLHEVVSGERDALMADITASLNRMANKELGIEVIDVRVKAIDLPKEVNRSVFDRMSTEREREAREHRAKGNELAEGIRADADRQRRVLLAEAYREAEETRGDGDAQSAAIYAKAYGQDADFYAFYRSLQAYRESFSSKSDVLVLDPKNEFFRYLDKSKP; via the coding sequence ATGAGCAATAAATCGCTGTTCGTCCTGATCGCTGCGGTGGTCATCGCCGTGGTTGGCTGGAACTGCTTCTATATCGTCGCGCAAACCGAGCGTGCGGTCCTGCTGCAATTCGGTCGCGTGGTTCAGGCCGACGTCCAGCCTGGCCTGCATGTGAAGGTTCCCTACGTCAACCAGGTGCGCAAGTTCGATGCACGCCTGATGACCCTCGACGCGCCCACTCAACGCTTCCTGACCCTCGAGAAGAAAGCGGTGATGGTCGATGCCTACGCCAAATGGCGGGTCAAGGACGCCGAGCGTTACTACACCGCCACCTCCGGCATGAAGCAGATCGCCGACGAGCGTCTGTCCCGTCGTCTGGAAAGTGGTCTGCGTGACCAGTTCGGTAAGCGCACCCTGCACGAAGTGGTGTCGGGTGAGCGTGACGCGCTGATGGCCGACATCACCGCTTCGCTGAACCGCATGGCCAACAAGGAACTGGGCATCGAGGTGATCGATGTGCGGGTCAAGGCCATCGACCTGCCCAAGGAAGTCAACCGCAGCGTCTTCGACCGCATGAGCACCGAGCGTGAACGTGAGGCTCGCGAGCACCGTGCCAAGGGTAACGAGCTGGCCGAAGGTATTCGCGCCGACGCCGACCGTCAGCGCCGTGTGCTGCTGGCCGAAGCGTATCGTGAGGCCGAGGAAACCCGCGGTGATGGTGATGCGCAGTCTGCTGCCATCTACGCCAAGGCCTACGGTCAGGATGCGGACTTCTACGCCTTCTACCGCAGCCTGCAGGCGTATCGCGAGAGCTTCTCCAGCAAGAGCGACGTGCTGGTCCTGGATCCGAAGAACGAGTTCTTCCGCTACCTGGACAAGAGCAAGCCGTGA
- the hflK gene encoding FtsH protease activity modulator HflK produces the protein MAWNEPGGNSNNQDPWGGRRGGGGGGGDKKGPPDLDEAFRKLQDSLNGMFGGGKKRGGGGDRNIGKGGGLGLLGIGLAVLAAIWLYSAVYVVDEQEQAVVLRFGKYYETVGPGLNIYFPPIDRKYMENVTRERAYTKQGQMLTEDENIVEVPLTVQYKITNLQDFVLNVDQPEISLQHATDSALRHVVGSTSMDQVLTEGREQMAVDIRERLQRFLDTYRTGITVTQVNVQSAAAPREVQEAFDDVIRAREDEQRARNQAESYANGVVPEARGQAQRIIEDANGYRDEVIARSKGEADRFTKLVAEYRKAPDVTRQRLYLETMQEVYSNTSKVMVATKDGQNNLLYLPLDKMVEGSRNAPSSSNNASPSVNDAAARTTQDSQSQQQAPRTRESR, from the coding sequence ATGGCTTGGAATGAGCCGGGTGGCAACTCGAACAATCAAGATCCCTGGGGCGGTCGGCGCGGTGGCGGCGGCGGTGGTGGCGACAAGAAGGGGCCACCGGATCTCGACGAGGCCTTCCGCAAGCTGCAGGACAGCCTGAACGGCATGTTCGGTGGTGGCAAGAAACGCGGTGGCGGTGGTGACCGCAACATCGGCAAGGGCGGCGGCCTGGGCCTGCTCGGCATCGGCCTGGCCGTGCTGGCGGCCATCTGGCTGTACAGCGCCGTGTATGTGGTCGACGAGCAAGAGCAGGCCGTGGTTCTGCGCTTCGGCAAGTACTATGAAACGGTCGGGCCGGGCCTGAACATCTACTTCCCGCCGATCGATCGCAAGTACATGGAAAACGTCACGCGCGAGCGTGCCTACACCAAGCAGGGGCAGATGCTCACCGAAGACGAAAACATCGTCGAAGTGCCGCTGACCGTGCAGTACAAGATCACCAACCTGCAAGACTTCGTGCTCAACGTCGACCAGCCGGAAATCAGCCTGCAACATGCCACCGACAGCGCTCTGCGCCACGTGGTCGGTTCCACATCGATGGACCAGGTGCTGACCGAAGGCCGTGAACAGATGGCCGTGGACATCCGCGAACGTCTGCAGCGTTTCCTCGACACTTACCGTACCGGCATCACCGTCACCCAGGTGAACGTGCAAAGCGCGGCAGCCCCGCGTGAAGTGCAGGAAGCCTTCGACGACGTGATCCGTGCCCGTGAAGACGAGCAGCGCGCCCGCAACCAGGCCGAGTCCTACGCCAATGGCGTGGTGCCGGAAGCCCGTGGTCAGGCGCAGCGCATCATCGAAGATGCCAACGGTTACCGCGACGAAGTCATCGCCCGCTCCAAGGGTGAGGCCGACCGCTTCACCAAGCTGGTGGCCGAGTACCGCAAGGCCCCTGACGTGACCCGTCAGCGTCTGTATCTGGAGACCATGCAAGAGGTCTACAGCAACACCAGCAAAGTCATGGTGGCGACCAAGGATGGGCAGAACAACCTGCTCTACCTGCCGCTGGACAAGATGGTCGAAGGCAGCCGCAACGCACCGTCCTCGTCGAATAACGCCTCGCCGTCGGTCAACGACGCCGCCGCGCGCACGACCCAGGACTCGCAATCGCAACAACAGGCGCCGCGTACCAGGGAGAGCCGCTGA
- the hflX gene encoding ribosome rescue GTPase HflX, giving the protein MFFERHGGGERALLVHLEGQNPEAREDPQEFQELALSAGAEIVQLATVSRHQPTAKFLIGSGKVEELRDLVKTEHVDLVIFNHTLTPSQERNLERVFECRVLDRTGLILDIFAQRARTHEGKLQVELAQLEHMSTRLVRGWTHLERQKGGIGMRGPGETQLETDRRLLRVRLRQIKSRLEKVRSQREQARRGRRRADIPSVSLVGYTNAGKSTLFNALTQSEVFAADQLFATLDPTLRRLELADLGPIVLADTVGFIRHLPHKLVEAFRATLEESSNSDLLLHVIDAHEPERMEQIEQVLAVLGEIGAQGLPILEVYNKLDLLEEVEPQIQRDADGKPQRVWVSARDGRGLELVGQAIAELLGDDLFVGTLRLEQQYARLRAQFFSLGAVRSEAHDEQGSSLLDVRLPRVELNRLVSREGLEPQVFIEQHTLQ; this is encoded by the coding sequence TTGTTCTTTGAGCGCCACGGTGGTGGTGAACGGGCCCTGCTCGTTCACTTGGAAGGACAGAACCCTGAGGCGCGCGAAGACCCGCAGGAGTTTCAGGAGTTGGCCCTCTCGGCCGGGGCAGAGATCGTGCAACTGGCGACGGTCTCGCGCCATCAGCCCACGGCCAAGTTCCTGATCGGCAGCGGCAAGGTCGAAGAGTTGCGCGACCTGGTCAAGACCGAACACGTCGATCTGGTGATTTTCAATCACACCCTCACCCCCAGTCAGGAGCGTAACCTCGAACGCGTGTTCGAGTGCCGGGTGCTCGACCGCACCGGGCTGATCCTCGACATCTTCGCGCAACGCGCACGTACCCATGAAGGCAAACTGCAGGTCGAGCTGGCTCAGCTCGAGCACATGAGCACGCGCCTGGTACGTGGCTGGACCCACCTTGAGCGGCAAAAGGGCGGGATCGGCATGCGCGGGCCGGGGGAGACCCAGCTGGAAACCGACCGGCGTCTGCTGCGGGTGCGCCTGCGGCAGATCAAGTCGCGTCTGGAGAAGGTCCGCAGCCAGCGCGAGCAGGCTCGCCGTGGCCGACGCCGTGCCGACATCCCCTCGGTGTCCCTGGTGGGCTATACCAACGCCGGCAAGTCGACGCTGTTCAATGCCCTGACCCAGTCAGAGGTGTTCGCCGCCGACCAACTGTTCGCCACCCTCGACCCGACCTTGCGCCGGCTCGAGCTGGCCGACCTCGGTCCGATCGTGCTGGCCGACACCGTGGGCTTCATCCGCCACCTGCCACACAAGCTGGTCGAGGCGTTTCGCGCCACGCTCGAGGAGTCGAGCAACTCCGACCTGCTGCTGCACGTGATCGACGCCCATGAGCCCGAGCGCATGGAGCAGATCGAGCAGGTGCTGGCCGTGCTGGGCGAGATTGGCGCGCAAGGCTTGCCGATCCTGGAGGTCTATAACAAACTCGACCTGCTTGAAGAAGTCGAGCCACAGATCCAGCGCGATGCCGATGGCAAGCCGCAGCGGGTCTGGGTCTCGGCGCGTGACGGGCGCGGCCTGGAGCTGGTGGGCCAGGCGATTGCCGAGTTGTTGGGGGATGACCTGTTCGTCGGTACGCTGCGCCTCGAGCAGCAGTACGCGCGCTTGCGCGCGCAGTTCTTCTCGCTTGGCGCGGTACGCAGTGAGGCCCATGACGAACAGGGCAGCAGTCTGCTGGACGTGCGTTTGCCCCGGGTCGAACTCAATCGCCTGGTCAGCCGGGAAGGCCTGGAGCCTCAGGTGTTCATCGAACAACACACTTTGCAATAA
- the hfq gene encoding RNA chaperone Hfq has translation MSKGHSLQDPYLNTLRKEKVPVSIYLVNGIKLQGSIESFDQFVVLLKNTVSQMVYKHAISTVVPARPVRLPSPSDADHGDSEPGNA, from the coding sequence ATGTCAAAAGGGCATTCGCTACAAGACCCTTACTTGAACACCTTGAGAAAAGAAAAGGTCCCGGTATCCATCTACCTCGTCAACGGGATCAAACTGCAGGGCTCAATCGAATCCTTCGACCAGTTCGTCGTGCTGCTGAAGAACACCGTCAGCCAGATGGTCTACAAGCACGCGATCTCCACCGTGGTTCCTGCCCGTCCGGTGCGTCTGCCCAGCCCATCCGACGCCGATCACGGTGACAGCGAACCAGGCAACGCCTGA
- the miaA gene encoding tRNA (adenosine(37)-N6)-dimethylallyltransferase MiaA, whose protein sequence is MSGKPPAIFLMGPTAAGKTDLAIELTKHLPCELISVDSALIYRGMDIGTAKPSREVLAAHPHRLIDILDPAQSYSAAEFRHDALQAMAEITARGNIPLLVGGTMLYYKALLEGLADMPAADPQVRAELEAIAAEQGLGELHRLLEAVDPVSAARIHRNDPQRLIRALEVQRVSGLSMTEHRQRQLAESRDPDTGASGHLPYTVASLAIAPTDRHILHQRIALRFSQMLEQGFVDEVRTLRARADLHAGLPSIRAVGYRQVWEYLDGQLDEAQMRERGIIATRQLAKRQFTWLRGWSDVQWLDSLACDNLSRTLKYLGSVSILS, encoded by the coding sequence ATGAGTGGCAAGCCCCCGGCAATATTCCTGATGGGCCCGACTGCGGCGGGCAAGACCGATCTGGCCATCGAGCTGACGAAACACCTGCCTTGCGAACTGATCAGCGTCGATTCGGCGCTGATCTACCGCGGCATGGACATCGGCACCGCCAAACCCTCCAGGGAGGTGCTGGCCGCCCACCCGCACCGGCTGATCGACATCCTCGATCCCGCGCAGAGCTATTCGGCCGCAGAGTTTCGTCATGATGCCCTGCAGGCCATGGCCGAGATCACCGCGCGCGGCAACATTCCGCTGCTGGTCGGCGGCACCATGCTCTATTACAAGGCGTTGCTCGAAGGCCTGGCCGACATGCCGGCGGCCGATCCGCAGGTGCGCGCCGAGCTCGAAGCCATCGCCGCCGAGCAGGGGCTGGGTGAGCTGCACCGCCTGCTGGAGGCGGTCGATCCGGTCTCGGCCGCACGCATCCATCGCAACGATCCTCAGCGGTTGATTCGCGCGCTGGAGGTGCAGCGGGTCAGCGGCTTGAGCATGACCGAACATCGCCAGCGTCAATTGGCTGAAAGTCGCGATCCAGACACAGGCGCGTCGGGCCATTTGCCCTATACTGTGGCGAGTTTGGCGATCGCTCCTACAGATCGTCACATTTTGCATCAGCGAATTGCGTTACGATTTTCCCAGATGCTGGAACAGGGCTTCGTCGACGAGGTCCGAACGTTGCGAGCCAGGGCCGATCTGCATGCAGGTCTGCCGTCCATACGGGCGGTGGGTTACCGGCAGGTGTGGGAGTACCTCGATGGCCAACTGGACGAGGCGCAGATGCGCGAACGCGGCATCATCGCAACCCGGCAACTGGCCAAGCGGCAGTTCACCTGGTTGCGCGGGTGGTCTGACGTTCAGTGGCTCGACAGCCTGGCTTGCGACAATCTGTCTCGCACCTTGAAATACCTGGGAAGCGTCTCCATATTGAGCTGA